From a single Planctomicrobium piriforme genomic region:
- a CDS encoding PulJ/GspJ family protein — protein sequence MKPARGQFDSQRPLGHAGQERFFVVRTRRPQLSAPVAQASSGFTLVEMLVSTGLVVLIMLLFAQIFGSAIGTMTEQRGMANNDQKARNLSGVLRGDLQNMTYRQPAWPYGTVQGIVPLAAGDEPIIDPANQRGYFYFSENDPAIDWDDVLQFTTMIRSGQRGDAPTNNQQRPYVGKASSLSTNGNNEPDMDDGIANGQGQSRAAEISYFLRNGNLCRRVMLLRDPLPASPSFDVQPTYSSASTNGPIRVYGTPTSFMSGNNTVRSYSGDFYNDFDYAASRQSDGSGTYLLFHSVDSLDNHLGRTNSPIAQSYTRYGFNPNTGIPVEFDSNSAFFGRFTAEETSSTGTGGFLWPGQTPTNNPYTRTDLTDTTSPIGTIDQYQTNTNRIGEDILLTNVEAFNIEVLDPGANGFVSIGASSPVAAVTYLNSQNADYKSAGGLSNIYDTWHPAMTSDLNVGASPYQAPFRPLVTATGSFSANWSGLGSSLTTGTTLAVPSMTYVRSATTYQNYSLAYQVISAGTKGSKPPEFPPMPGVIVQDGTARWQCVDNRVGLKAIRITVRYRDVSSNLSRQVTLVHSFVE from the coding sequence ATGAAACCTGCCCGCGGACAATTTGATTCGCAGCGACCTCTCGGCCACGCCGGGCAGGAGCGTTTTTTCGTTGTTCGTACCCGTCGTCCTCAACTCTCAGCGCCTGTCGCTCAAGCCTCCTCCGGCTTCACGCTCGTCGAAATGCTGGTTTCGACCGGGCTGGTCGTGCTCATCATGCTGCTGTTCGCCCAGATCTTCGGCTCTGCCATCGGCACGATGACCGAGCAACGCGGCATGGCGAACAACGATCAAAAGGCCCGCAACCTGAGTGGCGTACTTCGGGGCGATCTGCAGAACATGACCTACCGTCAGCCCGCCTGGCCGTATGGTACCGTGCAGGGCATTGTCCCCCTCGCAGCCGGCGACGAGCCCATCATCGACCCTGCCAATCAGCGCGGGTACTTCTACTTCTCAGAGAACGACCCGGCAATCGACTGGGACGACGTCCTTCAGTTCACCACGATGATCCGCTCCGGCCAGCGGGGCGACGCCCCGACGAACAACCAACAACGCCCGTACGTCGGTAAGGCGTCTTCGTTAAGTACCAACGGTAACAACGAGCCGGACATGGATGACGGAATCGCGAATGGCCAAGGCCAATCGCGCGCTGCGGAGATCAGCTACTTCCTCAGAAACGGAAACCTTTGCCGACGCGTCATGCTGCTGAGAGATCCACTCCCGGCGAGCCCTTCGTTTGACGTCCAGCCAACGTACTCGTCAGCGTCTACGAATGGACCGATTCGTGTCTACGGCACGCCAACTTCGTTTATGTCCGGAAATAATACCGTACGAAGCTACTCGGGCGATTTCTACAACGACTTCGACTATGCCGCATCGCGCCAGTCCGACGGCAGCGGGACTTATCTTTTGTTTCACAGCGTCGATTCGCTCGACAATCACCTCGGTCGTACAAACTCTCCGATAGCTCAGAGCTACACCAGGTACGGGTTTAATCCGAATACGGGGATTCCCGTTGAATTCGATTCAAACTCAGCCTTCTTCGGGCGTTTTACGGCCGAAGAAACATCTTCGACAGGCACGGGCGGCTTCCTCTGGCCGGGACAAACCCCGACTAATAACCCTTATACCCGGACGGATCTAACCGACACTACGTCCCCGATCGGCACAATTGATCAATATCAGACAAACACCAACCGCATTGGTGAAGACATCCTGCTGACCAATGTTGAGGCTTTCAACATCGAAGTTCTCGATCCCGGAGCGAACGGTTTTGTCAGCATCGGCGCTTCATCGCCTGTCGCCGCGGTGACATATCTCAACAGTCAAAATGCCGACTACAAGTCGGCAGGCGGCCTAAGCAACATCTACGACACTTGGCATCCAGCCATGACCTCCGACCTGAATGTTGGCGCATCCCCTTATCAAGCACCATTTCGGCCTCTTGTTACAGCAACAGGGTCGTTTTCAGCAAACTGGTCCGGATTGGGTTCGTCGCTTACGACTGGAACTACTCTCGCTGTTCCTTCAATGACATACGTCCGGTCTGCGACAACGTATCAGAACTACAGTCTGGCTTATCAAGTGATTTCGGCCGGCACTAAGGGCAGTAAGCCGCCCGAATTTCCGCCTATGCCAGGGGTCATTGTGCAAGATGGCACTGCCCGGTGGCAGTGCGTTGACAATCGGGTTGGGCTCAAGGCGATTCGAATTACCGTCCGTTATCGCGATGTTTCCAGCAACCTGTCGCGGCAGGTGACGCTCGTGCATTCGTTTGTTGAATAG